In Halobaculum magnesiiphilum, the following proteins share a genomic window:
- a CDS encoding DUF444 family protein, translating into MGLREDLERFREIGDERRPDLEEFIREGDLSGSSRDRVRIPVKLVDLPGFEYDRRDMGGVGQGDGDTPEPGQPVDVPGDPGDADGDGDEEGEPGEEGGEHGYYEMDPEEFARELDEELGLDLEPKGKRVVEEVEGDFTELTRAGPNSTLDFEQLFKRGLKRKLATDFDESYVQEACRVAGADARDVFEFCREGNVLVSLAWIREAVSDLEAAGVSLDEYADFDDFTARVERDPVIERIRRDGLRDVPFRREDERYRQPEVIEKKQKNVVVVNIRDVSGSMRETKRELVERTFTPLDWYLTGKYDEAEFRYVAHDADAWEVERGEFFGIRSGGGTRISSAYELAAEILEEYPWSEWNRYVFAAGDSENSSNDTVENVVPLMREIDANLHAYVETQPGGNTINATHAEEIERELADRDNVAVARVAGSDDVPEAIRTILSTEDGTEDT; encoded by the coding sequence ATGGGACTGAGGGAGGACCTCGAACGGTTCCGGGAGATCGGCGACGAGCGCCGGCCCGACCTCGAGGAGTTCATCCGCGAGGGCGACCTCTCGGGCTCCTCGCGCGACCGGGTTCGGATCCCGGTGAAGCTCGTCGACCTCCCGGGCTTCGAGTACGACCGCCGCGACATGGGCGGCGTCGGCCAGGGCGACGGCGACACGCCCGAGCCGGGCCAGCCCGTCGACGTGCCCGGCGACCCCGGGGACGCCGACGGCGACGGCGACGAGGAGGGCGAGCCCGGCGAGGAGGGCGGCGAGCACGGCTACTACGAGATGGACCCCGAGGAGTTCGCCCGCGAGCTCGACGAGGAGCTCGGGCTCGACCTGGAGCCGAAGGGCAAACGCGTCGTCGAGGAGGTGGAGGGCGACTTCACCGAGCTGACGCGCGCGGGACCCAACTCCACGCTCGATTTCGAGCAGCTGTTCAAGCGCGGGCTCAAGCGGAAGCTCGCCACCGACTTCGACGAGTCGTACGTCCAGGAGGCGTGCCGGGTCGCCGGCGCCGACGCCCGCGACGTCTTCGAGTTCTGCCGCGAGGGGAACGTGCTCGTCTCGCTGGCGTGGATCCGCGAGGCGGTGAGCGACCTCGAGGCGGCGGGCGTCTCGCTGGACGAGTACGCCGACTTCGACGACTTCACAGCGCGCGTCGAGCGCGACCCGGTCATCGAGCGCATCCGGCGCGACGGACTGCGGGACGTGCCGTTCCGCCGCGAGGACGAGCGCTACCGCCAGCCCGAGGTGATCGAGAAGAAGCAGAAGAACGTCGTCGTCGTCAACATCCGCGACGTGAGCGGGTCGATGCGCGAGACGAAACGCGAGCTCGTCGAGCGCACGTTCACGCCGCTTGACTGGTATCTCACCGGCAAGTACGACGAGGCGGAGTTCCGCTACGTCGCCCACGACGCCGACGCGTGGGAGGTCGAGCGCGGGGAGTTCTTCGGCATCCGCTCGGGCGGTGGGACCCGCATCTCCAGCGCCTACGAGCTGGCCGCCGAGATCCTCGAGGAGTACCCCTGGAGCGAGTGGAACCGCTACGTGTTCGCCGCCGGCGACTCCGAGAACTCCAGCAACGACACCGTCGAGAACGTCGTGCCGCTGATGCGCGAGATCGACGCGAACCTCCACGCGTACGTGGAGACCCAGCCCGGCGGCAACACGATCAACGCCACCCACGCCGAGGAGATCGAACGGGAACTGGCCGACCGCGACAACGTCGCCGTCGCCCGCGTCGCCGGGAGCGACGACGTGCCCGAGGCGATCCGGACGATCCTCTCGACGGAGGACGGAACGGAGGACACCTGA
- the fen gene encoding flap endonuclease-1 — translation MGNADLRDIAHIEAVAFEDLSGVVAVDAHNWLYRYLTTTVKFTSDHRYTTDAGEEVANLIGIVQGLPKFVENDLTPVFVFDGGVTDLKDDEVAKRREAREKAEEQRQAAEERGDSVEAARLEARTQRLTDTIHETSRELLRLLDVPVVEAPAEGEAQCAYMNRVGDADYSGSEDYDTMLFGGPRTLRQLTSKGDPELMDLEATLADHDITLEQLVDVAMLCGTDFNEGVSGIGPKTALKAVKEHGDLFAVLSARDAEIPNAERIREFFHSPPVTDDYDLDATITPDVDAARAYVVDEWEVDPDEVERGFERIEEALTQTGLDDWT, via the coding sequence ATGGGAAACGCGGACCTGCGTGACATCGCGCACATCGAGGCGGTCGCCTTCGAGGACCTCTCCGGGGTGGTCGCCGTGGACGCGCACAACTGGCTGTATCGCTACCTCACGACGACGGTGAAGTTCACCAGCGACCACCGCTACACGACTGACGCGGGCGAGGAGGTCGCGAACCTCATCGGCATCGTGCAGGGGCTGCCGAAGTTCGTGGAGAACGACCTCACGCCGGTGTTCGTCTTCGACGGCGGCGTCACCGACCTGAAGGACGACGAGGTGGCGAAGCGCCGCGAGGCGCGAGAGAAGGCAGAGGAGCAAAGGCAGGCGGCCGAGGAGCGCGGCGACTCCGTGGAGGCCGCCCGGCTGGAGGCGCGCACGCAGCGACTCACGGACACGATCCACGAGACATCCCGGGAACTGCTCCGCTTGCTCGACGTGCCGGTCGTCGAGGCGCCCGCCGAGGGCGAGGCGCAGTGCGCGTACATGAACCGCGTCGGCGACGCCGACTACTCGGGCAGCGAGGACTACGACACGATGCTGTTCGGCGGCCCGCGCACGCTCCGCCAGCTCACCTCGAAGGGGGATCCCGAGCTGATGGACCTGGAGGCGACGCTCGCCGACCACGACATCACCCTCGAACAGCTCGTCGACGTGGCGATGCTGTGCGGGACGGACTTCAACGAGGGCGTCTCCGGGATCGGCCCGAAGACGGCGCTGAAGGCGGTGAAAGAGCACGGCGACCTGTTCGCGGTGCTTTCGGCGCGCGACGCGGAGATCCCCAACGCCGAGCGGATCCGGGAGTTCTTCCATTCGCCGCCGGTGACCGACGACTACGACCTCGACGCGACGATCACCCCGGACGTGGACGCCGCCCGCGCGTACGTCGTCGACGAGTGGGAGGTCGACCCCGACGAGGTCGAGCGCGGCTTCGAGCGCATCGAGGAGGCGCTCACCCAGACCGGGCTCGACGACTGGACGTAG
- a CDS encoding SpoVR family protein produces MIHDDRVATRRVAAELEEPAERARELARKLGLRPYPVNYWVVTHDEMNELIAYDGFQTRYPHWRWGMKYDRQRKQDTFGMGKAFEIVNNDNPCHAFLQESNAPADQKAVITHVEAHADFFRNNEWFGRFAGEREDPDAAAMLERHAETVADHVDDPEIDREDVERLIDAVLCVEDTIDQHRALAAERGGDEELEEDLADIEERLDRLGLSADVRDQVFDQDWVDAQRDRDRLPEPRPDVLSYLREHGKRYDEEEGKAVEREPWMDEVIEILRREAYYFAPQRLTKVMNEGWASYWESLMMGDERFAGDDEFVTYADHMARVLGSPGLNPYKLGFEIWRYVENGANRREVVDKLLRVEGVTWRTFHDVIDFEQVADLLEPDPEIAGVTADTLDELDPEDPRVDADALAAAKEGELDADAYPWAVLTYEGLCERHFSLSKPANRGFLERIGRSELERIGRYMFDDEVYPDVASALADVDYGAGWERMREVRESHNDVTFIDEFLTEEFVVEGNYFTYEYSEAAEGYRVASVDPDDVKRKLLLRFTNFGKPTVAVYDGNYDNRGELLLGHRYNGVALDIEQAKQTLERVFDLWGRPVNLATIVTEYDDHEVEIARRRGHEPEGEEVPIRLRYDGEAVERHALEPELAEQIAADEVDYDTTPEEWLA; encoded by the coding sequence ATGATCCACGACGACAGAGTCGCGACCCGACGCGTCGCCGCCGAGCTGGAGGAGCCGGCCGAGCGGGCGAGGGAACTCGCCCGGAAGCTGGGCCTCCGGCCGTACCCGGTGAACTACTGGGTCGTGACCCACGACGAGATGAACGAGCTCATCGCCTACGACGGGTTCCAGACGCGGTACCCGCACTGGCGGTGGGGGATGAAGTACGACCGCCAGCGCAAGCAGGACACCTTCGGCATGGGGAAGGCGTTCGAGATCGTCAACAACGACAACCCCTGTCACGCGTTCCTGCAGGAGTCGAACGCGCCCGCCGACCAGAAGGCGGTGATCACCCACGTCGAGGCGCACGCGGACTTCTTCCGCAACAACGAGTGGTTCGGCCGCTTCGCGGGCGAGCGCGAGGACCCCGACGCCGCCGCGATGCTGGAGCGCCACGCGGAGACCGTCGCCGACCACGTCGACGACCCCGAGATCGACCGCGAGGACGTCGAGCGCCTCATCGACGCCGTGTTGTGTGTCGAGGACACCATCGATCAGCACCGCGCGCTCGCTGCCGAGCGCGGCGGGGACGAGGAGCTGGAGGAGGATCTGGCCGACATCGAGGAGCGGCTCGACCGGCTCGGCCTGTCGGCGGACGTGCGCGATCAGGTGTTCGACCAGGACTGGGTGGACGCCCAGCGCGACCGCGACCGCCTGCCCGAGCCCCGCCCGGACGTGCTCTCGTACCTCCGCGAGCACGGCAAGCGGTACGACGAGGAGGAGGGGAAAGCCGTCGAACGCGAGCCGTGGATGGACGAGGTGATCGAGATCCTGCGCCGGGAGGCGTACTACTTCGCGCCACAGCGGCTCACGAAGGTCATGAACGAGGGGTGGGCCAGCTACTGGGAGTCGCTGATGATGGGCGACGAGCGCTTCGCCGGCGACGACGAGTTCGTCACCTACGCCGACCACATGGCGCGGGTGCTCGGCTCGCCCGGGCTGAACCCCTACAAGCTCGGCTTCGAGATCTGGCGGTACGTCGAGAACGGCGCGAACCGCCGCGAGGTCGTCGACAAGCTGCTGCGCGTCGAGGGGGTCACGTGGCGCACCTTCCACGACGTGATCGACTTCGAGCAGGTCGCCGACCTTCTGGAGCCCGACCCGGAGATCGCGGGCGTCACGGCCGACACGCTCGACGAACTGGATCCCGAGGATCCCCGCGTCGACGCCGACGCGCTCGCGGCGGCCAAAGAGGGCGAGCTCGACGCGGACGCGTACCCGTGGGCCGTCCTCACCTACGAGGGGCTGTGCGAGCGGCACTTCTCGCTGTCGAAGCCGGCCAACCGCGGCTTCCTCGAACGGATCGGCCGCTCGGAGCTGGAGCGAATCGGGCGGTACATGTTCGACGACGAGGTGTACCCGGACGTGGCGTCGGCGCTGGCGGACGTGGACTACGGCGCCGGCTGGGAGCGCATGCGCGAGGTGCGCGAGAGCCACAACGACGTGACGTTCATCGACGAGTTCCTCACCGAGGAGTTCGTCGTCGAGGGGAACTACTTCACCTACGAGTACTCCGAGGCCGCCGAGGGGTACCGCGTCGCCAGCGTCGACCCAGACGACGTGAAGCGGAAGCTCCTCCTCCGGTTCACGAACTTCGGGAAGCCGACGGTCGCGGTGTACGACGGTAACTACGACAACCGCGGGGAGCTCCTCCTGGGTCACCGCTACAACGGCGTCGCGCTCGACATCGAGCAGGCGAAACAGACGCTCGAACGCGTGTTCGACCTGTGGGGGCGGCCGGTGAACCTCGCGACGATCGTCACCGAGTACGACGACCACGAGGTGGAGATCGCGCGCCGGCGAGGCCACGAGCCGGAGGGCGAGGAGGTGCCGATCCGGCTCCGCTACGACGGCGAGGCGGTCGAACGCCACGCGCTGGAGCCGGAGCTGGCCGAACAGATCGCGGCCGACGAAGTCGACTACGACACCACGCCCGAGGAATGGCTGGCCTGA
- a CDS encoding HpcH/HpaI aldolase family protein, translated as MTISEPRNGLRARIEDGGVALGVLDSTYDPSMVELYGELGLDFVWLDMEHGGPDPWDGATVEGLLRAAERTGIEPLVRLPDTDPTLVRKALDLGVRSLFLPRVETAAEVEAAVRSARFRYDGEPGDRGLAAPRARRWGLKEDYVEAEDRETLVGTTVETVEAVENVESILDVPHLGFVFIGPLDLSVGLGHPGELDHPAVQDAVERVRTAALEADVPVGGLGFGMDDVNEKVGDGYRILNLGSTAGAVQSVVGDWLDAYDGPREGS; from the coding sequence ATGACGATCTCGGAGCCCCGAAACGGCCTTCGCGCCCGGATCGAGGACGGCGGCGTCGCGCTGGGCGTGCTCGACTCGACGTACGACCCCTCGATGGTCGAACTGTACGGGGAGCTCGGGCTGGACTTCGTCTGGCTCGACATGGAGCACGGCGGGCCCGACCCCTGGGACGGCGCGACCGTCGAAGGTCTCCTGCGGGCGGCCGAGCGAACCGGGATCGAGCCGCTCGTGCGCCTCCCCGACACCGATCCGACGCTCGTGCGGAAGGCGTTGGATCTCGGCGTCCGGTCGCTGTTTCTCCCGCGGGTGGAGACGGCCGCGGAGGTGGAGGCGGCCGTCAGGTCCGCCCGGTTTCGCTACGACGGCGAGCCGGGGGACCGCGGCCTCGCCGCGCCGCGCGCGCGTCGCTGGGGGCTCAAGGAGGACTACGTCGAGGCGGAGGACCGCGAGACGCTCGTCGGCACCACCGTCGAGACGGTCGAGGCCGTCGAGAACGTCGAATCGATCCTCGATGTCCCCCATCTGGGGTTCGTGTTCATCGGCCCGCTCGACCTGTCGGTGGGCCTCGGCCACCCGGGCGAACTCGACCACCCGGCGGTTCAGGACGCCGTCGAACGCGTCCGGACCGCGGCGCTGGAGGCGGACGTTCCGGTCGGCGGGCTCGGCTTCGGCATGGACGACGTGAACGAGAAGGTCGGCGACGGCTACCGGATCCTCAATCTGGGGAGCACCGCCGGGGCGGTCCAGTCGGTGGTGGGGGATTGGCTCGACGCGTACGACGGTCCGCGTGAAGGGAGCTAA